The Jannaschia sp. M317 DNA segment GGCGTGGCAAGGATCTGATCATCTCCGGCGGGTTCAACATCTACCCGAAAGAGCTGGAGCTGCTGCTGGACGTCCAGCCCGGTGTCCTTGAATCCGCTGTCATCGGCGCGCCTCACCCCGATTTCGGAGAAGCTCCGATCGGGGTGCTGGTCGCTGAACCGGGCGCCACCCTGAACCTGGAGCAGATCGCGGCAGAGGTTGGACGGCGCCTTGCCCGCTACAAGCACCCCGCCCGCTACGAGGTCGTGAGCGAGCTGCCGCGCAACACCATGGGCAAGGTCCAGAAGGCCGCATTGCGCGACCGCTACCGCGCGGCGCTGACGGGCTAGGGGGCTGCCCAGACAGTATCGGGTTGAGTTTGGTGCCCCTTGAGGGCCAAGCGCCTGCCCTTCGACAGGGGGACCAACATTGCCTGCGGGGGGCCGGGGGCCGTGCCCCCGGCGGATCGGCCCGCAGGGCCGACACCTTACATCGTCATGCGGAACCGCAAGAACCCCGCGTCAGAGACGCCGGCCTCTTCCAGAGAGACACCCGGCACGCCGTCAGCATAGGAGGCCCCGCCCGGTCCAGTTTCGAAGATCGCGGTCGTGCCCTCCATCGGGACAAAGGACCAGTTGCCGTCCGCCGAGGGGCTGATGGTGCCCTGTTCGACGATGTAGCGGACGATCACGTCGCGGTTGGTGTCCGGCGCCTCCAGGATGATCGTCGATCCGTCGGCTCCGGGGAAAGATCCACCGCCAGAGGCGCGGTAGTTGTTGGTGGCGATCACGAATTCTGCGGTCATGTCCAGCGGCGCGCCGTCGTAAGTCAGATCCACGATGCGGTTTGCCCCCGCGTTCACCACCGCCCCGTCACGGTCGAAGCGGGCAGGCTGCGACAGGTCGATGCGATAGCTGACCCCGTCGATGACGTCGAAGTTGTAGCTGGGGAAATCCGGGTTCAGCAGGATCGCGTCCTGGGCCCCGGCCTCGACCTGGTTGAACATGCCAGCCGAACGTTCCAGCCAATCCTTGACCTGCTGGCCCGTGACCTTCACGGCGCGCACCGTGTTCGGATACAGGTACAGGTCCGCCACGTTGCGGATCGCCACGTCGCCTGCCGGGACGTCGGTGAAATACTCCGGCCCGCCCCGGCCACCGGCCTTGAACGGTGCGGCCGCCGACAGGATCGGCAGGCCCGCGTGTTCGGTGCCGGCCAGCAGCTGCTCGACGTACCATTTCTGCGCGATGGATACGATCTGGACCGAGGGGTCATCGGCCACCAGCGCGAAATAGGAATGCAACGGCGCGTCGGTCTTGCCCACGGCGCGGCGGACGTAGGCCAGCGTGTCGTCGTGATCTTTCTGCGTGGCGGCCAGAACCTCCGCGTTGCTTTCGACCTGCGGCTGCCAGGACCGATCCTCCTGCCGGATGGCGATGGGCCGCAGCTCCTGCTCGGAGGCGGCAATACGCCAGCCGCTGCCATCGCGTTCCAGCATCAGGTCGATCAGCCCCATGTGAGACCCCCAGAAACCGGGCATCACAGCGGGCTTGCCGTGGATCGTGCCGGCGGCGGCATCGACGCCCTCGATCCCCTCATAGGCGCTGCCGGGGAATTCGCGGTGGTGGTGGCCGGTCAGGACGACGTCGATACCGGGCACAGCGGCCAGCGGGATCGAGGCGTTTTCCATCATGTCCTCGTGCTGCGCCGCGCCGATGCCCGAGTGCGACAAAGCGATGACAATGTCGGCCCCCTGTTCCTTCATCTGGGGGACATAGGCTTCGGCGGCGGCGACGATGTCGCGCACGGTGACGTTGCCTTCCAGATGGCGGCGGTCCCACTGCATGATCTGCGGGGGCGTAAAGCCGATGATCCCGATCTTGATCGGATGCTCGGCCCCTGCGCCGTCGGTCAGGGTGCGGTCCAGAATGGCATAGGGTGGGACCAGGGTGGTGTCGTCGGTGATCGACGCGCCCGCCTCCTTCACGACGTTGGCAAGAACAACGGGGAACCCGGCACCGGCCAGGGATTTCATCAGGAAATCAAGACCGTAGTTGAATTCATGGTTGCCCACGGTGGCCCCGTCGAAACCAACGGTGTTCATGGCGGCAATGACCGGGTGCAGGTCGCCTTCTTTCATGCCCCGTTCGTAAGCGATGTAGTCGCCCATCGGGTTGCCCTGCAGAAAATCGCCATTGTCGAGCACCAGCGCATTGCCGCTTTCGGCGCGCACGTTTTCGATCAGGGCGGCGGTGCGGGCCAGGCCGACGGTGTCCACCTCCCGGTCGCCATAATAGTCGTAGGGCCAGACGTGGACGTGCAGGTCGGTCGTTTCGCAGATCCGCAGATGCGCCTGACCGGCCTGGGCGCGGGCGGCAAAGGGATGGACAATGACCAGACCGGTGGCGGCGGTGCTGGCGAGAAAGTCGCGGCGTGTAAGGGGCATGGCAGGTCTCCGGCAAGGTGATTCCGCCGCCATGTTACGCCCTAAGATGACGTGCGCACGACATTTCCTTGCGTCAGCCCAATCAGAGCGCGCCGCGGGTCAAGTCCGTGGTCGGGCCGCTGCCTCCAATGCCAGGATGTCCGTCGCAGGCAACTGCGACAGGCGGACCCGCGTCTCGGCCGGGATCAGCCCGCGCAATTGCAGATCCAGATACCGCAGACAGCAAACCCGCAGGAAGGACGTGAAATTGCCGATGTCATGCCCGGCATCCAGGCTCTCGTTGTAGAGCCGGTGGAGGAGTTGCGGGACGCTCAGGTCGTCCCGCGCGCCGATGGCCTCCAACACCTGCCAGAACAGCGCCTCCAACCGGACGGAGGTGACCATGCCGTCCATGCGAAACGACCGCGTTTGCGGTGTCCACTGCGCGGGATCGGCGTCGATGAACAGCTGGCACATGGCAAGGCCCCCTTAGCGGCCGAGACGTTCCTTTACGTCGGCGGCAAAGTCTTCGTAGCGGCGCAGGCTCTTGACCTCTACCTGAACGTGGTTGCCCATCTTCTGCATGATCGGCAGGTCGAACAGAATCCGGTCCAGATCGTCCGGCGTCTCGACGTCCACGATGGCCAGAACCTTGCGCTCGCCCACCACCTTCCACAGGTCGCGCACGACGCCTGCGGATTTGGCCCCAAGGGCGGCGTCCGCCTCTTCGGCCCAGACGCCCAGCAGGCCCTGCTGTGCCATGGTGGAATCGTATTCAACGGTGAAATCAAGTCTATAGAGCATCTTATCCCCTCCCAAGGATGTGGTGATGTCAGGTAAAGCGGCCCAGGCGGGCCATGACCTCGATCTGATAGCCATCGGGGTCGGCAACGAAAAAGAACCGGGCAAAGGGGGCGCCGTCGCGGTCAAAATCGACGATCTTGCGCGGGGCGGCCCCCATGTCGGTCAGCCGCGCGTGCGTGTCTTCCAGATCGTCGACGACAAGGGCCAGGTGGCCGTAGCCGTCGCCCAGATCATAGGGTTCCGTCTGGCTGTCGTTGATCGTCAACTCCAACTCGAACCCGCCGGGTTCTGACGCCATGTAGATCAGCGTGAAACCGTCGAACGGAAACCGCCCGACGATCTTCAACCCGAACGCCGCCTCGTAGAACGCGACGGAGCGCGCTTCTTCGAGGACCCGGATCATGCTGTGAGCTAGTTTGGTCATTCTGTCCTCCCTCATCGCCTGGATAGCAGGCCTGCGGGCGCAACGGGTATTACGTCCTTAATACGCGCGACTTTCGTAGTCCGGTGGCCTTGCGGACCGGTCTGGTCCGGCCGACTGCTACGCCTCGCGCTTGCGCGCCACGGTGACAACTTGCGTAATGGTGAAGAAAAACCGTCCGTCACGGTCCAGCGCAAACTGCTCATCGAACCAGGCCTGCGCCACCTTCTCGGGGACCTCGCCGCTGCTGACGGCAAAGGCGCGCATGAGATGCAGCATCGTCATCGCCAGTCCATCCGGCTTTAGCCGATGGTCCACAAAAGGTACCGGCACCTGAGACGTTACCTCATGTCCCTGCGCGCGGATCAATCCGGGCAGTAGGGCGGGCACCTCGCCGCAGGTGAAATGGCCATCCCAGGCGCTACGTACCCGCGACATCCGTTCATGATCGTCGCTGTGCCAGGAAAAGGTGCCGAAATGCAGGTCAGCGATGACGAGCCGGCCACCCGGTCGGATGCAGCGCAGCGCGTCGGCCACTGCGGCATCCAGATCGTCCAGATACTCGAAAACCTGAACCGAAACGGCCCCGTCCGCGACGCCGTCTGGCACCGGTAGGGCATCGGCGCGTCCCGCGAGGATCTCGATCTGCGGCGTATCGGCATTACGCGCGCGCGCCAGGCTTCGCATGTCGTCGCTTGGATCGATCCCGATGATCCGTCCTTCTGTCCCTACGGCACGGGCCAGTTCTTCGGCCAGCAAACCGCTGCCGCATCCGATGTCCAACAGCGTCTCGCCCGGGAGAGGTGTCAGCGCGTCGAAAGAGGCGCGTCTGCGCCGGGTCATGTCGGCCCCCTGATAGGCCGTATCCAATAATCGCGCCGTGTCCGCGTCGAAGGTCAGCATCGTTGGCCCCCCTTTGGGTCCGAACTGTCAGCGTACCACAAATGCGGATCTTCTGCGCGCATACGAAAAAGGCCGCCCCGAAGGGCGGCCTTTAATCTTAGTCGTCGGAGGCGATCAGACGGGCTGATCGTCGCCGCTGTTGCCTTCGGGCGTGTCGACCGGGCCGGCGTCGTCGAATTCATCGGCAGCGCCGCCGATGTCGTCGAACAGGTTCGAAATCTCGAACTCGGCGGCAGCCTCTTCTTCGGCGGCCAGTTCCTGGATGGACTTGCCCGCGGCCTGAAGCTCGGCCTCTTCGGCGGAACGCGCGACGTTCAGCTCGATCTCGACCTCGACTTCGGGGTGCAGGATCACGGTGACCTTGTGCAGGCCCAGGTCCTTGATCGGGGCCTGAAGGGCGACCTGAGCGCGGCTGACGGTGAACCCGCCATCGGTCGCGGCTTCGGCGGCGTCACGGGTGGTGACAGAGCCATAGAGCGCGCCCGAGTCGGAGGCCTGCCGGATGATGACGAACTGCTCGCCGTCCAGCTTGGCGCCCAGCGCCTCGGCCTCTTTTTTGGTTTCCAGGTTGTCGGCTTCCAGCTGGGACTTGCGCCCCTCGAAAGCGGCGACATTCGCCTCGGACGCGGTCAGCGCCTTGCCCTGCGGCAGCAGGAAGTTGCGCGCATAGCCGGGCTTGACGTCGACGACGTCGCCCATCTGGCCCAGCTTGGCCACGCGTTCCAGAAGGATCAGTTGCATGTGCTCGTCTCCTTATTTCACGGCGTAGGGCAGCAGGGCGAGGAACCGGGCGCGCTTGATCGCACGGGCGAGGCGACGCTGGTTCTTGGCCGAAACGGCGGTGATACGGGCCGGGACGATCTTGCCACGCTCAGAGATGTAACGCTGAAGCAGGCGCGTGTCCTTGTAGTCGATCTTCGGGGCGTTGGGGCCATCGAAGGGATCGGTCTTGCGACGGCGGAAGAAGGGTTTGGCAGCCATTGTCCGGTCTCCTTATCGACGTTCGCGGCGCTCGGAGCGCTCGTCACGTTTCTGCATCTGGACCGAGGGGCCCTCTTCGTGGGCGTCGACCTTGACGGTCAGGACGCGCATCACGTCGTCGTGCAGACGGGCCAGACGCTCCATCTCCTGCACGGCGGCCGAAGGGGCGTCGGTGCGCAGGAAGGCGTAGTGGCCCTTGCGATTCTTGTTGATCTTGTAGGCCATGGTCTTCACGCCCCAATACTCGCTTTCGACGACGGTGCCGCCGTTGTCCGCGAGAACGGTGCTGAAGTGTTCGACAAGGCCTTCGGCCTGCGCGTTGGACAGATCCTGACGCGCGATCATGACATGCTCATAGAGCGGCATGTGAGCTCCTGTTTTTCTATCGCGTGTTTCATAGTCCGGACTAGAACCCGCCGCCCGGACACGAGAGGCCACGCAGAACATTCGTCTGGCGGGATGGGCGGGGTATAGCGATCCGGGGGAAGGGCGCAAGGGGGCGCAGACCGGTTTGGAGCAGGCATCCATCGACGGGCCCGGCGGGGGCGACAGGCAGGGGCGTGGCGGCGGTCAGGCCAACGGTGCCCTGCATCACGTCGCGGCGCGCTTACGCACAGAACCTGTTTGCGGATCGGTCTTGGTCTTTTTTGCTGCACGGTCAATCTGTCACCCATCGTAACCCACCCCACCGGAGCCTTCCATGACCCGTTTTCCCGCGCTGACCCTCGCCGCAGCCCTGCTCTCCTCGCCCGCTCTCGCCAGCGATGTGGGCGGCAGCTACACGCTGGACCCCAGCCACAGCCAGATCGTGTTCAGCTACAGCCACCTGGGGTTTTCGACGACCTTCGGCATGTTCTCGGGTTTTGAGGGTACCATCGACTACGATGCCGCCACCCCCGAAAATTCGTCGGTAATCGTCTCCATGCCGACGCTGTCGATGTTCACCGGTTGGGAACAGCGCGACGCGCATTTCACCTCGCCCGACTTTCTGGATGCAGCCGCCAACGACACGGTCACCTTCACCTCGACCGGGATCGAAGTCACCGGCGAATATACCGCGCTGATCACCGGCGACCTGACGCTGGGCGGCGTGACCAAGCCGGTCGTTCTGGACGCCAAGCTGAACCAGGCCGCCAACCATCCCCAGGCCAACGCCCCGTGGATCGGCTTTGATGCGACGACGACGCTGCTGCGCTCCGACTTCGATGCCGGCGCCTTTGCGCCCTTCGTATCTGACGAAGTCGAGGTGCGGATTTCGATCGAGGCCCAAAAAGTCGAGGGCTGATCCCCCGTCTGCGTCTGGCAAAGGGCGGCCCATTCGGGTGGCCCTTCTGCATTTTTCGAGGGGCGGCATGCGCATTTCGGCAATTTCCCCCTCAGGAATGCATGGGTACCTGGTGGTCAACCAACCTGATGCCAGAGCTCATGACAGTCTACGACCCGATCCCCCCGCTTCCCATTCGCATTGTCGCGCGCCGTTTCGGCGGGTGGCACGTGTCGATCACCCGCGCCGCGCCGCCTGTGCAACACCTCAAGCAAAGCTATGACGCCGTCGCCCCCCGGTGGGACCGGATCATGCGCCGCACCGACAGTCGCGCCGCCTATCGCGCCCTGCTGGCGGCGGATGTCGGGGTGGCGCGTTTGCCGTCTGATGCGCCCGTCCTGGATTGCGGGGCGGGGACGGGGGCGCTGTCGCTTGCGCTGTGGAAGATACGGGGTGGGCCGCAGGGCCAGGTGGCCTGCGATCTGTCTGCGGCCATGCGCGACGCGGCCCGCGCCGCCTTTCGGGCCCATGGCGCGCGGATTGGGGTCGACGCGGGCGATATCACGGCCTTGCCCTATGCAGACGATCGCTTTGCCCTGACCATGGCCGCGCATGTGTGCGAACACCTGCCCGATCCGGTGGACGCTCTGGCAGAAATGGCCCGCGTCACCCGCCCCGGTGGACAGGTCCTGGTCGTGATGACCCGCGACGGCCTGGCCGGGCGACTGATCCAGGCCCGCTGGGCGACCCATGTGGTGACCCCGGACATGGGACGCGCGATAATGCGGCAGGCCGGGCTGACCCGGGTCACCAGTCGCGCGGCACCGGCCATCGGCGGGCTGGCCCGGCGGTCGGTGGTCCTGTCGGGATACGTCCCGGACGCGGGTGCGCGGGTGTAATCGCAGGTTCCGGGTCGCGGGCACGGGGCCTGCCGCGCCATCAGCGGGGCACAGCAACCGGAGACCCCCGATGAGAATCCTGCCCCTCGATCCCGCCCTGACCCGCCACCTGCGCGCTGGTGGTCCTGATGCCAACGGCCAATCCGCCGAGCGGCACCATTCGGACGGGTCGGGCGCGCCCTGCCGATCCTGTCTGCAAGACATTGCGGCGGGGGAAGAGATGCTGATCTGCGCGCTGTGCCCCTTTCCGGCGATGCAGCCCTATGCGGAAACCGGTCCGATCTTCCTGCATGCCGCTGACTGCCCCCCTGGGACGCCGACGGTCTGCCGCCGATCTTCACAACGTCGCCGGACTACTTGATCAAGGGCTACACCCAGGATCACCGCATTCGCTATGGCACCGGTGCGGTGGTCCCTGCCGCCACGCTCGCGCAGGACATAGCGGCCCGACTGGCCCGGCCAGAGGTGGCTTTTGTCGACATCCGGTCGTCGCGGAACAACTGCTTTCAGGCCCGCGCGGTCTCGGAAAGCTGACCTGGCAGGGAACAGGGGCGCATCTGCAGCGTTATTCGCGTACGAGGGGCAGATATTGGATATCCTGGCGATCCCTTCCACATGAGCGGATGGCGAACCACCGCCATTCGAGTCAAGACTAAGGAGGTCGTCCATGACCCGCACTCTCCGCAACATTCCGGCATTGATGGCCAGCGTGGCTTTGGCCCTGCCACCGCTCAGCCTGCCGGTCGCGGCGCAGCAGCCCACCGATGTGGGCGTTCTTGATCAATGCGAGATGCAGCACGGTCCTGACAACACGCAGACCCTCCTCGATTGTGTGAACGCCCGGCTGCAGGGCACCGGCGTGCCCCGCCAGCAAGCGGTCGATCGCGCCAATGCCCTACGCGCAGAGATCAACACCCGCCGGGGTCAGCCGGCTGCGCGCCCGCAGATCGACGATCTGGCGGTTCTGGACCGTTGCGAGGGCGAAAACGGAGCCAACACGCAGGCGGTGATCGATTGCGTGAACGGGCGGCTTCAGGGGGCGGGCATTCCACGGGACGAAGCAGTAGAGCGGGCGAATGGCCTGCGAGACGACCTGCAAGCCCGCGTCGACGCCCGTGCGGCCGAGGTGCGCCGTCAGGAAGAAGCCCGCCAGGCCGCCGAAGCGCAGCGCGCCGCCGAAGCGGAGCGTCAACGCCAAGCCGAAGCGCGACGCCAACAAGAGGCCGATGCCGAACGCCAGCGTCAAGCCGAAGCCGCCCGGCAACAAGACGCCGAGGCAGAGCGTCAGCGCCAGGCCGTCGCCGCGCGCGACGCGGATATGCAGGCGCTTGACCTGTGCGAAGACCGGCACGGGCTGGATAACACCCAGGTCGTGATCGATTGCGTCAATGGCCGGTTGCAAACGCTGGGTGTGGCCCGCGCCACTGCGGTCGAGCGTGCCAATGGCCTGC contains these protein-coding regions:
- a CDS encoding methyltransferase domain-containing protein, with translation MLTFDADTARLLDTAYQGADMTRRRRASFDALTPLPGETLLDIGCGSGLLAEELARAVGTEGRIIGIDPSDDMRSLARARNADTPQIEILAGRADALPVPDGVADGAVSVQVFEYLDDLDAAVADALRCIRPGGRLVIADLHFGTFSWHSDDHERMSRVRSAWDGHFTCGEVPALLPGLIRAQGHEVTSQVPVPFVDHRLKPDGLAMTMLHLMRAFAVSSGEVPEKVAQAWFDEQFALDRDGRFFFTITQVVTVARKREA
- a CDS encoding VOC family protein, producing the protein MTKLAHSMIRVLEEARSVAFYEAAFGLKIVGRFPFDGFTLIYMASEPGGFELELTINDSQTEPYDLGDGYGHLALVVDDLEDTHARLTDMGAAPRKIVDFDRDGAPFARFFFVADPDGYQIEVMARLGRFT
- a CDS encoding YceI family protein, with product MTRFPALTLAAALLSSPALASDVGGSYTLDPSHSQIVFSYSHLGFSTTFGMFSGFEGTIDYDAATPENSSVIVSMPTLSMFTGWEQRDAHFTSPDFLDAAANDTVTFTSTGIEVTGEYTALITGDLTLGGVTKPVVLDAKLNQAANHPQANAPWIGFDATTTLLRSDFDAGAFAPFVSDEVEVRISIEAQKVEG
- the rpsF gene encoding 30S ribosomal protein S6, which encodes MPLYEHVMIARQDLSNAQAEGLVEHFSTVLADNGGTVVESEYWGVKTMAYKINKNRKGHYAFLRTDAPSAAVQEMERLARLHDDVMRVLTVKVDAHEEGPSVQMQKRDERSERRERR
- the rplI gene encoding 50S ribosomal protein L9, giving the protein MQLILLERVAKLGQMGDVVDVKPGYARNFLLPQGKALTASEANVAAFEGRKSQLEADNLETKKEAEALGAKLDGEQFVIIRQASDSGALYGSVTTRDAAEAATDGGFTVSRAQVALQAPIKDLGLHKVTVILHPEVEVEIELNVARSAEEAELQAAGKSIQELAAEEEAAAEFEISNLFDDIGGAADEFDDAGPVDTPEGNSGDDQPV
- a CDS encoding bifunctional 2',3'-cyclic-nucleotide 2'-phosphodiesterase/3'-nucleotidase, encoding MPLTRRDFLASTAATGLVIVHPFAARAQAGQAHLRICETTDLHVHVWPYDYYGDREVDTVGLARTAALIENVRAESGNALVLDNGDFLQGNPMGDYIAYERGMKEGDLHPVIAAMNTVGFDGATVGNHEFNYGLDFLMKSLAGAGFPVVLANVVKEAGASITDDTTLVPPYAILDRTLTDGAGAEHPIKIGIIGFTPPQIMQWDRRHLEGNVTVRDIVAAAEAYVPQMKEQGADIVIALSHSGIGAAQHEDMMENASIPLAAVPGIDVVLTGHHHREFPGSAYEGIEGVDAAAGTIHGKPAVMPGFWGSHMGLIDLMLERDGSGWRIAASEQELRPIAIRQEDRSWQPQVESNAEVLAATQKDHDDTLAYVRRAVGKTDAPLHSYFALVADDPSVQIVSIAQKWYVEQLLAGTEHAGLPILSAAAPFKAGGRGGPEYFTDVPAGDVAIRNVADLYLYPNTVRAVKVTGQQVKDWLERSAGMFNQVEAGAQDAILLNPDFPSYNFDVIDGVSYRIDLSQPARFDRDGAVVNAGANRIVDLTYDGAPLDMTAEFVIATNNYRASGGGSFPGADGSTIILEAPDTNRDVIVRYIVEQGTISPSADGNWSFVPMEGTTAIFETGPGGASYADGVPGVSLEEAGVSDAGFLRFRMTM
- a CDS encoding muconolactone Delta-isomerase, with the protein product MLYRLDFTVEYDSTMAQQGLLGVWAEEADAALGAKSAGVVRDLWKVVGERKVLAIVDVETPDDLDRILFDLPIMQKMGNHVQVEVKSLRRYEDFAADVKERLGR
- the rpsR gene encoding 30S ribosomal protein S18; translated protein: MAAKPFFRRRKTDPFDGPNAPKIDYKDTRLLQRYISERGKIVPARITAVSAKNQRRLARAIKRARFLALLPYAVK
- a CDS encoding DUF1203 domain-containing protein, coding for MIKGYTQDHRIRYGTGAVVPAATLAQDIAARLARPEVAFVDIRSSRNNCFQARAVSES
- a CDS encoding ribbon-helix-helix domain-containing protein, which encodes MCQLFIDADPAQWTPQTRSFRMDGMVTSVRLEALFWQVLEAIGARDDLSVPQLLHRLYNESLDAGHDIGNFTSFLRVCCLRYLDLQLRGLIPAETRVRLSQLPATDILALEAAARPRT
- a CDS encoding class I SAM-dependent methyltransferase codes for the protein MTVYDPIPPLPIRIVARRFGGWHVSITRAAPPVQHLKQSYDAVAPRWDRIMRRTDSRAAYRALLAADVGVARLPSDAPVLDCGAGTGALSLALWKIRGGPQGQVACDLSAAMRDAARAAFRAHGARIGVDAGDITALPYADDRFALTMAAHVCEHLPDPVDALAEMARVTRPGGQVLVVMTRDGLAGRLIQARWATHVVTPDMGRAIMRQAGLTRVTSRAAPAIGGLARRSVVLSGYVPDAGARV